The following proteins are co-located in the Deinococcus aquaedulcis genome:
- a CDS encoding shikimate kinase, whose product MPEGAPVTPPGEDCRTLSPMFSSGLIERPVSWVALAGFMGTGKSRIGWELSRALALHFVDTDKLITRVVGKSIPEVFAQEGEGYFRACEHEVVRRVTRLEHAVISLGGGTFINEDNRHELLERGPVVVLWASPETVYQRTKHSDRPLLRAEDPLSKIRTLMHEREPVYRQGTIHVHSDGRPSEEIVEEIIERLWAWADVQQAWADAGPERPELGDRAAD is encoded by the coding sequence GTGCCAGAGGGTGCGCCCGTCACGCCGCCCGGGGAGGACTGCCGTACACTGTCCCCCATGTTCAGTTCCGGCCTGATTGAGCGCCCGGTGTCGTGGGTGGCGCTGGCGGGCTTTATGGGCACGGGCAAAAGCCGCATCGGCTGGGAACTGTCGCGCGCCCTGGCGCTGCATTTTGTGGACACCGACAAGCTGATCACCCGCGTGGTGGGCAAAAGCATCCCCGAGGTCTTTGCCCAGGAGGGCGAGGGCTACTTCCGCGCCTGCGAGCACGAGGTGGTGCGGCGCGTGACGCGGCTGGAACACGCGGTGATCAGCCTGGGAGGCGGCACATTCATCAACGAGGACAACCGCCACGAACTGCTGGAACGCGGCCCGGTGGTGGTGCTGTGGGCCAGCCCCGAAACGGTCTACCAGCGCACCAAGCACAGTGACCGCCCCCTGCTGCGCGCCGAGGATCCGCTGTCCAAAATCCGCACCCTGATGCACGAGCGAGAGCCGGTCTACCGCCAGGGCACCATCCATGTGCACAGCGACGGCCGCCCCAGCGAGGAGATTGTCGAGGAGATCATCGAGCGTCTGTGGGCCTGGGCCGACGTGCAGCAAGCGTGGGCCGATGCCGGCCCCGAGCGGCCCGAGCTGGGGGACCGTGCGGCGGATTGA
- the aroB gene encoding 3-dehydroquinate synthase: MRRIEVGGASPYTVQVGAGLLGTLQVPGRHTALIHPVDLPPAFVAAVQAATQPVVTIPVPARDDCKTMAVLSGVLSALAGANIPRDGAVIGLGGGAATDLAGFAAASYLRGVAFYTAPTTLLGMVDAAVGGKTGVNLPEGKNLVGAFWPPKAVWCDTETLSTLPGAVFREGAAEAYKHGLIADPSLLERVLSPDFRPGGPGLQDTLADAIAVKAGVVTRDLTEQGERAFLNFGHTLAHALEAVTHHALSHGEAVAYGMHYAARLSRALGGADLTAHTLAFLHWQRPQPLPPLTYDDVAPYMARDKKADAEGVRFVLLRGLAQPYLARVPEGVLRAEFEGWEKEVRGLRKAEDGEG, encoded by the coding sequence GTGCGGCGGATTGAGGTGGGCGGCGCCTCGCCCTACACCGTGCAGGTGGGCGCTGGGCTGCTGGGCACGCTTCAGGTGCCCGGGCGCCACACCGCCCTGATTCATCCGGTGGACCTGCCCCCGGCGTTCGTGGCGGCGGTGCAGGCGGCCACGCAGCCGGTGGTCACCATCCCCGTCCCCGCCCGCGACGACTGCAAGACGATGGCGGTGCTGAGTGGGGTGCTCTCGGCGCTGGCGGGCGCGAACATTCCGCGCGACGGCGCCGTGATCGGCCTGGGCGGCGGCGCGGCCACCGATCTGGCGGGCTTTGCGGCGGCCAGCTACCTGCGCGGCGTGGCCTTTTACACGGCGCCCACCACCCTGCTGGGCATGGTGGACGCGGCGGTGGGCGGCAAAACCGGCGTGAACCTGCCCGAAGGCAAGAATCTGGTGGGCGCGTTCTGGCCCCCGAAAGCCGTGTGGTGCGACACCGAGACGCTGTCCACCCTGCCCGGCGCCGTGTTCCGCGAGGGCGCTGCCGAGGCGTACAAACACGGCCTGATCGCCGACCCTAGTCTGCTGGAACGTGTTCTCTCTCCTGATTTCCGTCCCGGTGGCCCTGGCCTGCAGGACACCCTGGCCGACGCCATTGCCGTCAAGGCGGGCGTGGTCACCCGCGACCTGACGGAGCAGGGCGAGCGGGCCTTTTTGAACTTCGGGCACACGCTGGCCCACGCGCTGGAAGCGGTGACGCACCACGCCCTGTCGCACGGCGAGGCGGTGGCTTACGGGATGCACTACGCCGCCCGGCTTTCCCGCGCCCTGGGCGGCGCCGACCTGACCGCCCACACCCTGGCGTTCCTGCACTGGCAGCGGCCCCAGCCCCTGCCCCCCCTGACCTACGACGACGTGGCCCCCTACATGGCCCGCGACAAGAAGGCCGATGCCGAGGGCGTGCGCTTTGTGCTGCTGCGTGGCCTTGCCCAGCCGTATCTGGCGCGGGTGCCAGAAGGGGTACTGCGGGCGGAGTTTGAAGGGTGGGAAAAAGAGGTGCGCGGGTTGCGGAAAGCGGAGGACGGGGAAGGCTGA
- the aroQ gene encoding type II 3-dehydroquinate dehydratase, whose amino-acid sequence MLLVLNGPNLNRLGLREPGVYGSQTLEDLERQCEAWGAELGQSVTCRQSNYEGQLVEWVQDAEEHGFTGIVINPGALTHYSYALRDAIAGQRVPVVEVHISNVDAREEFRHQSVTAAVCRGKISGLGFLGYRLGMEALVEG is encoded by the coding sequence ATGCTGCTCGTGCTGAACGGCCCCAATCTGAACCGCCTTGGCCTGCGTGAACCGGGCGTGTACGGCTCGCAGACGCTCGAAGACCTGGAGCGGCAGTGTGAGGCCTGGGGCGCAGAGCTGGGTCAGTCGGTCACCTGCCGCCAGAGCAACTACGAAGGCCAGCTGGTGGAATGGGTGCAGGACGCCGAGGAGCACGGCTTTACCGGCATCGTGATCAACCCAGGCGCCCTCACGCACTATTCCTACGCCCTGCGCGACGCGATTGCCGGGCAGCGCGTGCCGGTGGTGGAAGTGCACATCAGCAACGTGGACGCCCGCGAGGAATTCCGGCACCAGAGCGTGACGGCCGCCGTCTGCCGGGGCAAGATCAGTGGCCTGGGCTTCCTGGGCTACCGGCTGGGAATGGAGGCGCTGGTAGAGGGGTGA
- a CDS encoding CPCC family cysteine-rich protein: protein MSKRFACPCCGFLTLATLGEYEVCPVCFWEDQTDCALKPDELSEANGLSLSQARLHFNRYGACEPGLAAHVRLPLPHELP, encoded by the coding sequence GTGAGCAAGAGGTTCGCCTGCCCCTGCTGCGGCTTTCTCACCCTGGCGACGCTTGGGGAATATGAGGTCTGCCCGGTGTGCTTCTGGGAAGACCAAACCGACTGTGCGCTCAAACCCGATGAGCTGAGCGAAGCCAACGGTCTCTCGCTGTCACAGGCCCGGCTTCACTTCAACCGATATGGTGCCTGTGAGCCTGGCCTTGCGGCCCATGTCCGTCTGCCCTTGCCACACGAACTCCCGTGA
- the rplM gene encoding 50S ribosomal protein L13: protein MKTYIPKNDEQNWVVVDAANVPLGRLATLIASRIRGKHRPDFTPNMIQGDFVVVINAQQVALTGNKLDGKVYTRYTGYQGGLKTETARQALAKHPERVIEHAVFGMLPKGRQGRAMHSRLKVYAGETHPHAAQKPQTLEVK, encoded by the coding sequence GTGAAAACCTACATCCCCAAAAATGACGAGCAGAACTGGGTCGTCGTGGACGCCGCCAACGTGCCCCTGGGCCGTCTGGCCACCCTGATCGCCAGCCGTATCCGTGGCAAGCACCGCCCCGACTTCACCCCCAACATGATCCAGGGTGACTTCGTGGTCGTGATCAACGCCCAGCAGGTCGCCCTGACCGGCAACAAGCTGGACGGCAAGGTCTACACCCGCTACACCGGCTACCAGGGTGGCCTGAAGACCGAAACCGCCCGTCAGGCGCTGGCCAAGCACCCCGAGCGCGTCATTGAGCACGCCGTGTTCGGCATGCTGCCCAAGGGCCGTCAGGGCCGCGCCATGCACAGCCGCCTGAAGGTCTACGCCGGCGAAACGCACCCCCACGCGGCTCAGAAGCCCCAGACCCTCGAGGTTAAATAA